Proteins from a single region of Theobroma cacao cultivar B97-61/B2 chromosome 10, Criollo_cocoa_genome_V2, whole genome shotgun sequence:
- the LOC18585793 gene encoding uncharacterized protein LOC18585793 — MELLQHFSHEHPLIFSEEQGHESEEQAYCSGCGELVLGPSFSCVECGFYLDKKCAEAPSQLNHPFHRNHSLNLLASSPYDAGPFICDFCGEICDKFVYHCSCHLDLHIKCALFSYNIAEKRIGELQQITRIDPSISMEIGNEELERAECFACWKPLLDSVYLSPDCGFYLHAKCVDLPAVNHLPLHEHPLILQFNSELLYCKICQETQRRGFVYCCSICKFALHIECGSPPPIIEDKSHQHPFILFWRRVPFICDACGTEGNYVFYICSTCGIIVHRKCISLPRTLKHPWHFEHPISHTYFLGQDKFKSWECRICHLKDVNSKHGSYSCSICDYIVHVNCAIEQYNWYDFDESGIIDESLEENSALQPYSIIKETKDGENVIVTEIKHFGHEHNLILSNDVKDDKCCDGCVLSIFTSYYYCSQCNFLIHKSCAESPRKKRLWRHRHMKPHQLITSDGIRICDYCRNKTSGFAYTCVECNECCCLRCALISVSLKHQGHEHPLSIQKYQGLCNACGRSFKFAYTFRCKSCNFSLHLKCMDLSHKARHKSDVHHFILTYHDDNDYSESHYCDICEEERNPNHWFYYCAICDTSAHPHCIIGEYPFIKLGSIYTKEDHPHPLTFVQMVYYYPECHACGELCLDLALECKTIGCNYIVHWRCEEFSLFSSDETDETNE, encoded by the coding sequence ATGGAGCTGCTTCAGCATTTTAGCCATGAACATCCACTGATTTTCAGTGAAGAGCAAGGCCATGAAAGTGAGGAGCAGGCTTATTGCTCAGGATGTGGGGAGCTGGTGTTGGGTCCAAGCTTCAGCTGTGTGGAGTGTGGGTTTTACCTTGACAAGAAGTGCGCCGAGGCACCTTCACAGCTGAATCACCCCTTTCACCGCAACCACAGCCTTAATCTTCTAGCAAGCTCACCATATGATGCAGGTCCGTTTATTTGTGATTTCTGTGGTGAAATATGTGACAAGTTTGTTTATCATTGTTCTTGTCATTTAGACCTTCATATCAAATGTGCATTGTTTTCATATAACATTGCTGAAAAAAGAATTGGAGAGCTTCAACAAATTACTCGTATAGATCCATCGATCTCTATGGAAATTGGTAATGAAGAACTCGAAAGAGCTGAGTGCTTTGCATGTTGGAAGCCGTTACTAGATTCTGTGTACTTATCTCCTGATTGTGGATTTTACCTACATGCCAAATGTGTTGATCTACCTGCAGTCAATCACCTTCCCCTCCATGAACATCCTCTTATTTTACAGTTTAACAGTGAACTTCTCTATTGCAAGATATGCCAAGAAACCCAACGTAGGGGATTTGTTTATTGTTGTTCAATTTGCAAGTTTGCTCTTCACATTGAATGCGGGTCACCACCACCAATTATTGAAGATAAAAGTCATCAACACCCTTTCATCCTATTTTGGAGACGtgtcccattcatttgtgatGCATGTGGCACTGAAGGGAATTATGTATTCTACATTTGTTCTACCTGCGGCATTATAGTCCATAGGAAATGCATTTCATTGCCGCGCACCCTTAAACACCCATGGCATTTTGAGCACCCCATTTCCCACACCTATTTCCTTGGGCAAGATAAGTTTAAATCATGGGAATGCAGAATTTGCCATCTAAAGGATGTGAATTCAAAGCATGGAAGCTACTCTTGTTCTATTTGCGATTATATTGTCCATGTGAATTGTGCAATAGAACAATATAACTGGTACGATTTTGATGAGTCTGGAATAATAGATGAGAGTCTTGAAGAAAATTCAGCGTTGCAACCATATTCTATCATTAAGGAGACCAAAGATGGAGAAAATGTGATAGTCACCGAGATAAAACATTTTGGCCATGaacacaatttaattttaagcaATGATGTCAAGGATGACAAATGTTGTGACGGTTGCGTGTTATCCATCTTTACTTCTTATTACTATTGTTCACAatgtaatttcttaattcaCAAATCTTGTGCTGAATCACCGAGGAAGAAGCGCCTTTGGCGACACAGACACATGAAGCCTCATCAACTTATTACTTCAGACGGCATTCGCATATGTGATTATTGTAGGAATAAAACTAGTGGTTTTGCCTACACCTGTGTTGAATGCAACGAATGTTGTTGCCTTCGATGTGCTTTAATTTCCGTTTCTCTCAAACATCAAGGGCATGAACACCCCCTCTCCATTCAAAAGTATCAAGGGTTGTGTAATGCTTGTGGTAGGTCTTTCAAGTTTGCATATACATTCAGATGTAAGAGTTGCAATTTCTCTTTGCACCTTAAATGTATGGATCTATCACATAAAGCTCGACACAAATCTGATGTGCATCATTTCATACTCACTTATCATGATGATAATGATTATTCAGAATCTCATTATTGTGACAtatgtgaagaagaaagaaatccAAACCATTGGTTTTATTATTGTGCAATATGTGACACATCAGCTCATCCCCATTGTATTATTGGAGAATATCCATTTATCAAGCTTGGGAGCATCTACACAAAAGAAGATCATCCACACCCTCTCACTTTTGTTCAGATGGTTTATTATTATCCAGAATGCCATGCTTGTGGTGAGCTCTGCCTTGATCTAGCTCTTGAATGTAAAACAATTGGATGCAACTACATTGTTCATTGGAGATGTGAAGAATTTTCTTTGTTCAGTAGTGATGAGACAGATGAGACAAATGAGTAG
- the LOC18585794 gene encoding uncharacterized protein LOC18585794, giving the protein MKLLHQFSHQHPLIFNEEQSHESEKQAYCSACGELLSGPSFSCVECGFYLDMRCAEAPSQLNHPFHRNHSLDLLTSSPYKTGSCTCHFCNKKCEKFVYDCSCTLNLHIKCALFSYNMAEKRIGELQQIARIDPLICTENGNEELKRAKCFACWKPLLDSAYLSLDCGFYLHVECTDLPVEINHFFHHEHPLILRFCGEYFDNIRQRLPCNICNITPRKGIFYCCSICKFALHIECASPTPPIIEDKNHQHPFTRLRRRVPFVCDACGSSGNHVSYICSICDIMVHRSCISLPHILKHPGHFEHPISHTYFLGQDKFKLWECRICNLEDVNSNYGSYYCSDCEYVVHVICAIEEYNWYDFDESGIIDESLEEISALQPYSIIKEIKDGENVVAIEIKHFSHPHNLVLNNDVKDDKCCDACVLPISTSYHYCSQCNFFLHKSCAELPRKKHLSLHSHTKPHQLTSNRIFRCALCWNETNGFAYTCAECNICYCLRCASISDSLKYEGHEHLLSYQKYEGLCNACGQSLNYAFRCKRCNFSLGEGCLKLPLKARHKSDVHHFTLTHHDNDYPKSHYCDICEEERNPNYWFYHCGICDNSAHPKCVLEKYPFIKLGNIYTEEGHPHPLTFVQKVHYYPECQRCGKPCLDMALECKTIGCSYIVHWECIKPRF; this is encoded by the coding sequence atgaAGCTGCTTCATCAATTTAGCCATCAACATCCACTGATTTTCAATGAAGAACAAAGCCATGAAAGTGAGAAGCAGGCTTATTGCTCAGCATGTGGGGAGTTGCTGTCGGGTCCAAGCTTCAGCTGTGTGGAGTGTGGGTTTTACCTTGACATGAGGTGCGCCGAGGCACCTTCACAGCTAAATCACCCCTTTCACCGCAACCACAGTCTTGATCTTCTAACAAGCTCGCCATATAAGACAGGTTCGTGTACTTGTCATTTCTGCAACAAAAAGTGTGAGAAGTTTGTTTATGATTGTTCTTGTACTTTAAACCTTCATATCAAATGTGCTTTGTTTTCGTATAACATGGCTGAAAAAAGAATTGGAGAGCTTCAACAAATTGCCCGTATAGATCCATTGATCTGTACGGAAAATGGTAATGAAGAACTCAAAAGAGCTAAGTGCTTTGCATGTTGGAAGCCGTTACTAGATTCTGCGTACTTATCTCTTGATTGTGGGTTTTACCTACATGTGGAATGCACTGATCTACCTGTGGAAATCAATCACTTTTTTCATCATGAACATCCTCTTATTTTACGGTTTTGCGGTGAATATTTTGACAACATTCGCCAGCGTCTCCCTTGCAACATTTGCAACATAACCCCACGTAAGggaattttttattgttgttcAATTTGCAAGTTTGCTCTTCACATTGAATGTGCATCACCAACACCACCAATTATTGAAGATAAAAATCATCAACACCCTTTCACCCGACTTCGGAGACGTGTCCCATTTGTTTGTGACGCATGTGGCTCTTCAGGAAATCATGTATCCTACATTTGTTCTATATGTGACATTATGGTCCACAGGAGTTGCATTTCATTACCACACATCCTCAAACACCCAGGGCATTTTGAGCACCCCATTTCCCACACCTATTTCTTAGGGCAAGATAAGTTTAAATTGTGGGAATGCAGAATTTGCAATCTAGAGGATGTGAATTCAAATTATGGAAGCTACTATTGTTCTGATTGCGAATATGTTGTCCATGTGATTTGTGCAATAGAAGAATATAATTGGTATGATTTTGATGAGTCAGGAATAATTGATGAGAGTCTTGAAGAAATTTCAGCATTGCAACCATATTCTATTATTAAGGAGATCAAAGATGGAGAAAATGTAGTGGCAATCGAGATAAAACATTTTAGCCATCCACACAACTTAGTTTTAAACAATGACGTCAAGGATGATAAATGTTGTGACGCTTGCGTGCTACCCATCTCTACTTCTTATCATTATTGTTCACAGTGTAATTTCTTTCTCCACAAATCCTGCGCTGAATTACCAAGGAAGAAACATCTTTCGCTTCATAGTCACACGAAGCCTCATCAACTTACTTCAAACCGCATTTTCAGATGTGCACTATGTTGGAACGAAACTAATGGTTTTGCCTACACCTGTGCTGAATGCAACATTTGTTACTGCCTTCGATGTGCTTCAATTTCTGATTCTCTCAAATATGAAGGACATGAACACCTCCTCTCCTATCAAAAGTATGAAGGGTTGTGTAATGCTTGTGGTCAATCTTTAAATTATGCATTCAGATGTAAGCGTTGCAATTTCTCTTTAGGTGAGGGTTGTCTCAAACTACCACTTAAAGCTCGACACAAATCTGATGTGCATCATTTCACACTCACTCATCATGATAATGATTATCCGAAATCTCATTATTGTGAcatttgtgaagaagaaagaaatccAAACTATTGGTTTTATCATTGTGGAATATGTGATAATTCAGCTCATCCCAAATGTGTTCTTGAAAAGTACCCATTTATCAAGCTTGGGAACATCTACACAGAAGAAGGTCATCCACACCCTCTCACTTTTGTCCAGAAGGTTCATTATTATCCAGAATGCCAAAGATGTGGTAAGCCCTGCCTTGATATGGCTCTTGAATGTAAAACAATTGGATGCAGCTACATTGTTCACTGGGAGTGTATAAAACCTcgattttaa
- the LOC18585796 gene encoding uncharacterized protein LOC18585796: MELLQHFSHEHLLIFNEEQSHESEKQADCSACGDLVLGPSFSCEECGFYLDKKCVEAPSQLNHPLHRKHCLDLRARPPYEDQHPFIRFRIRFPFICDACGSSGNHVSYICSTCEIIVHRSCISLPRILRHPWHFEHPISHTYFVGQDKFKSWECRICHLEDVNSKYGSYSCSDCDYIVHVNCAIEEYNWYDFDESGIIDESLEENSALQPYSFVKEIKDGENVVAIEIKHFSHQHNLILSNDIKDDKCCDGCVLSISTSYYYCSQCNFFLHKSCSELPRKKHLWDHRHHGKPLSLTSEFIFQCVICKYETSGFAYTCAICEEYLCLRCALVFDNPRCHGHEHPLSLSRVDQGWCNACGDSTKPAFRCNSCNFYWHGNCLKLQYKARHKSDVHHFTLTYHDNDYSESHYCDICEEKRNPNHWFYYCAIMTTQLIPNVCLENTHLSSSGATT; encoded by the exons atgGAGCTGCTTCAACATTTTAGCCATGAACATCTACTGATTTTCAATGAGGAGCAAAGCCATGAAAGTGAGAAGCAGGCTGATTGCTCAGCATGTGGGGATCTGGTGTTGGGTCCAAGTTTCAGTTGTGAAGAGTGCGGGTTTTACCTTGATAAGAAGTGTGTCGAGGCACCTTCACAGCTGAATCACCCCTTACATCGCAAACACTGCCTTGATCTTCGAGCAAGACCTCCATATGAAG atCAACACCCTTTCATCCGATTTCGGATACGTTTTCCATTCATTTGTGATGCATGTGGCTCTTCAGGGAATCATGTATCTTACATTTGTTCTACTTGTGAAATTATAGTCCATAGGAGCTGCATTTCATTGCCACGCATCCTCAGACACCCATGGCATTTTGAGCACCCCATTTCCCACACCTATTTTGTTGGGCAAGATAAGTTTAAATCGTGGGAATGCAGAATTTGTCATCTAGAGGATGTGAATTCAAAGTATGGAAGCTATTCCTGTTCTGATTGCGATTATATTGTCCATGTGAATTGTGCAATAGAAGAATATAATTGGTACGATTTTGATGAGTCAGGAATAATAGATGAGAGTCTTGAAGAAAATTCAGCATTGCAACCATATTCTTTTGTTAAGGAGATCAAAGATGGAGAAAATGTGGTAGCAATTGAGATAAAACATTTTAGTCATCAACACAACTTAATTTTAAGCAATGACATCAAGGATGATAAATGTTGTGATGGTTGCGTGCTATCCATCTCCAcctcttattattattgttcaCAATGTAATTTCTTTCTCCACAAATCTTGTTCTGAATTACCGAGGAAGAAGCATCTTTGGGATCACCGTCATCATGGTAAGCCTCTTTCACTTACTTCAGAGTTCATTTTCCAATGTGTAATTTGTAAGTATGAAACTAGTGGTTTTGCCTACACTTGTGCTATATGTGAGGAATATCTGTGCCTTCGATGTGCTTTAGTTTTTGATAACCCCAGATGTCATGGACATGAGCACCCCCTCTCACTTTCTCGTGTTGATCAAGGGTGGTGCAATGCTTGTGGTGATTCTACAAAACCTGCATTCAGATGTAACAGTTGCAATTTTTATTGGCATGGGAATTGTCTCAAACTACAGTATAAAGCTCGACACAAATCTGATGTGCATCATTTTACACTCACTTATCATGATAATGATTATTCAGAATCTCATTATTGTGATATCtgtgaagagaaaagaaatccAAATCATTGGTTTTATTATTGTGCCATTATGACAACTCAGCTCATCCCCAATGTGTGCTTGGAAAATACCCATTTATCAAGCTCGGGGGCAACTACATAA